Proteins encoded together in one Variovorax paradoxus EPS window:
- the alaS gene encoding alanine--tRNA ligase yields MSQPTFTVADIRKTFLDFFASKGHTVVPSSSLVPGNDPTLMFTNSGMVQFKDVFLGEDKRNYVRAASVQACLRAGGKHNDLENVGYTARHHTFFEMLGNWSFGDYFKRESLTWAFELLTKVYKLPAEKLWATVYIEDDEAYDIWTKEIGLPPERVVRIGDNKGGRYMSDNFWMMADTGPCGPCSEIFFDHGPEIPGGPPGSPDEDGDRYIEIWNNVFMQFDMQPDGSVKKLPAPCVDTGMGLERLAAILQHVHSNYEIDIFDALIKAAARETGEKDLGNNSLRVIADHIRATSFLVSDGVIPSNEGRGYVQRRIVRRAIRHGYKLGQKKPFFHKLVPDLVKLMGDAYPKLVADEKRITDTLKAEEERFFETLANGMEILDAALAGGAKTLPGDVAFKLHDTYGFPLDLSADVCRERGVSVDEAGFNVAMEKQKAAGRAGGKFKMDRNVEYTGAGNTFTGYEHLEESAKVVALYFEGAAVNELKEGQPGIVVLDTTPFYSESGGQVGDQGVLSAEGVQFGVEDTQKIKADVFGHHGTQTQGTLKVGDAVKAAVDGARRNATMRNHSVTHLMHKALREVLGDHVQQKGSLVDADKTRFDFAHNAPVTRDQILEIEKRVNAEILSNVATQARVMDMESAQKTGAMMLFGEKYGETVRVLDIGSSRELCGGTHVGRTGDIGLFKIVSEGGVAAGVRRIEAVTGANALTYLQDLESTVQSVAATLKSPAAELQGRLSQVLEQVRALEREVGSLKGKLASSKGDELIAQAVDINGIKVLAAKLDGADAKTLRDTMDKLKDKLKTAIIVLAAVDGDKVQIAAGVTADTVGKAKAGELVNFVAQQVGGKGGGKADMAMAGGTDAAGVPAALKSVQGWVSERV; encoded by the coding sequence ATGAGCCAGCCCACATTCACGGTCGCGGACATCCGCAAGACCTTTCTCGATTTCTTCGCCTCCAAGGGCCACACCGTGGTGCCTTCGAGCTCGCTGGTGCCGGGCAACGACCCGACGCTCATGTTCACCAACTCGGGCATGGTCCAGTTCAAGGACGTGTTCCTCGGCGAAGACAAGCGCAACTACGTGCGCGCCGCCTCGGTCCAGGCGTGCCTTCGCGCCGGCGGCAAGCACAACGACCTTGAGAACGTGGGCTACACCGCGCGGCATCACACCTTCTTCGAGATGCTGGGCAACTGGAGCTTCGGCGACTACTTCAAGCGCGAATCGCTCACCTGGGCCTTCGAGCTGCTGACCAAGGTCTACAAGCTCCCGGCCGAAAAGCTTTGGGCCACCGTCTACATCGAGGACGACGAGGCCTACGACATCTGGACCAAGGAAATCGGCCTGCCGCCCGAGCGCGTCGTGCGCATCGGCGACAACAAGGGCGGCCGCTACATGTCCGACAACTTCTGGATGATGGCCGACACGGGCCCCTGCGGTCCGTGCTCCGAAATCTTCTTCGACCACGGCCCCGAGATCCCCGGCGGCCCGCCCGGCAGCCCCGATGAAGACGGCGACCGCTACATCGAGATCTGGAACAACGTGTTCATGCAGTTCGACATGCAGCCCGACGGCTCGGTCAAGAAACTGCCCGCGCCCTGCGTCGACACCGGCATGGGCCTGGAGCGCCTGGCCGCGATCCTGCAGCACGTGCACAGCAACTACGAGATCGACATCTTCGATGCGCTCATCAAGGCGGCGGCCCGCGAGACCGGCGAAAAGGACCTGGGCAACAACTCGCTGCGCGTGATCGCCGACCACATCCGCGCCACCTCGTTCCTGGTGTCCGACGGCGTGATCCCTTCGAACGAAGGCCGCGGCTACGTGCAGCGCCGCATCGTTCGCCGCGCGATCCGCCACGGCTACAAGCTGGGCCAGAAGAAGCCGTTCTTCCACAAGCTCGTGCCCGACCTCGTGAAGCTCATGGGCGATGCGTACCCCAAGCTCGTGGCCGACGAGAAGCGCATCACCGACACGCTCAAGGCCGAGGAAGAGCGCTTCTTCGAGACGCTCGCCAACGGCATGGAAATCCTCGATGCGGCCCTGGCCGGCGGCGCCAAGACGTTGCCGGGCGACGTCGCCTTCAAGCTGCACGACACCTACGGCTTCCCGCTCGACCTGTCGGCCGACGTGTGCCGCGAGCGCGGCGTGAGCGTCGACGAGGCCGGCTTCAACGTCGCCATGGAAAAGCAGAAGGCCGCGGGCCGTGCGGGTGGCAAGTTCAAGATGGACCGCAACGTCGAATACACCGGCGCGGGCAACACCTTCACCGGCTACGAACACCTGGAGGAAAGCGCCAAGGTCGTCGCGCTGTACTTCGAAGGCGCCGCCGTCAACGAACTGAAGGAAGGCCAGCCCGGCATCGTCGTGCTCGACACCACGCCTTTCTATTCGGAGAGCGGCGGCCAGGTCGGCGACCAGGGCGTGCTCAGCGCCGAAGGCGTGCAGTTCGGCGTGGAAGACACGCAGAAGATCAAGGCCGACGTGTTCGGCCACCACGGCACGCAGACCCAGGGCACGCTCAAGGTCGGCGACGCGGTCAAGGCCGCGGTCGACGGCGCGCGCCGCAACGCGACCATGCGCAACCACTCGGTCACTCACCTGATGCACAAGGCCCTGCGCGAAGTGCTCGGCGACCATGTGCAGCAGAAGGGCTCGCTGGTCGATGCCGACAAGACGCGCTTCGACTTCGCACACAACGCACCCGTCACGCGCGACCAGATCCTGGAGATCGAGAAGCGCGTGAATGCCGAGATCCTTTCCAACGTCGCCACACAGGCGCGCGTGATGGACATGGAATCGGCCCAGAAGACCGGCGCGATGATGCTGTTCGGCGAGAAATACGGCGAGACCGTGCGCGTGCTGGACATCGGCTCGAGCCGCGAGCTGTGCGGCGGCACCCACGTGGGCCGCACCGGCGACATCGGCCTCTTCAAGATCGTGAGCGAAGGCGGCGTGGCCGCCGGCGTGCGCCGCATCGAGGCGGTCACGGGCGCCAACGCGCTCACCTACCTCCAGGACCTCGAATCGACCGTGCAGAGCGTGGCCGCCACGCTCAAGTCGCCGGCCGCCGAACTGCAGGGGCGCCTTTCGCAGGTGCTGGAGCAGGTGAGGGCGCTGGAGCGCGAAGTGGGTTCGCTCAAGGGCAAGCTCGCGTCGTCCAAGGGCGACGAACTCATCGCGCAAGCGGTCGACATCAACGGCATCAAGGTGCTCGCGGCCAAGCTCGATGGCGCCGACGCCAAGACGCTGCGCGACACCATGGACAAGCTCAAGGACAAGCTCAAGACCGCCATCATCGTGCTGGCCGCCGTCGACGGCGACAAGGTGCAGATCGCGGCCGGCGTCACCGCCGACACCGTGGGCAAGGCCAAGGCCGGCGAGCTGGTCAACTTCGTGGCGCAGCAGGTCGGTGGCAAGGGCGGCGGCAAGGCCGACATGGCCATGGCCGGCGGCACCGATGCAGCGGGCGTGCCTGCCGCGCTGAAGTCGGTTCAGGGCTGGGTCTCGGAACGCGTCTAG